The region CCTAGCTCAGGTACTATTTTTTTAAATGGTGAAATGCGTAGTCAAATTAACATGAGTGAAATTGCTAAAACACTTGCGGTATTACCGCAAAGCGCGAGTTTAAGTTTTGCATTTCAAGTGATTGATGTCGTCCTGATGGGCGGTTTGCAGGCTGACTGTGGTCAAGCGAAAGTACAAGCGCTTGCTGATACTATTTTACGTGAACAAGAGCTCGATCATTTACAGACTCGTTCTTATCCAACATTATCTGGCGGTGAGAAACAACGGGTGCACTTTGCGCGAGTGTTGTTGCAACTAGCCGTAGGCAATAAGAATAAGCCCCAAGTATTGCTATTGGATGAGCCAACAGCTGCCCTTGATATTAACTACCAACATCAGCTATTAAAAAGTGCGAAGCATTTAGCGCAAACAGGTGTTGCGGTTATTGCGGTATTACATGATCTTAATCTTGCGGCTAAATACGCGGATCGGATCATCTTATTGAAAGAAGGTAATATCTGCGCCAATGGTAATGCTAAGCATGTGGTGACCACAGACAATATTCGTGATGTTTATGGTTATGAAAGCACGGTGATTAATAATACTGAGTTTTCGCATCCAATCGTGATGTAACGCAATGGGATTTTATTTTTAAAGATTACAATAAACTATTCAATAAGTGATAGGTAGTGAGCTTTTTCATGGATCCCAACATAACTAATCAACAAACGGCTAATAGAAACATAGCCAATCAGCAAAGCATTAGTCGTGATGAACAAGCTGCTATTACCCGCGTTATTGCACGAGCTGGGCAGTTATTGCAGGCGTATAATGCAGAAAGCCGACTCATAGAACAAACAACAGAACGGCTTGGTATTGCGTTTGGTTTAGACAGCGTTGAAATAGCGCTGACCTCCAAAGCCATCATCCTCACCTCTCGATTCAACGACCACTGCGTGACGACAACACGGACGATGAAGGCCCATGGTATTGATATGGGTATCGTCTGTGAAGTTCAGCGTATTTGTATTTTGGCAGAAAAGCAGATTTATGGTCTTGAGCAGATAAAATTGCGTTTGGATAACTTAGCTGTCCCCAAATACAATGCTGTTACCGTTGCGTGTTTTGTTGCCTTATCCTGTGCTTGTTTTAGTCATTTATTTGGTGGTGATAGTATTGTTTTTATTGCCACTTGGTTCACGAGCTTTGTGGCAATGCGTATTCGCCAGTGGTTAACCCAATTACATCATAATTTACTAACGGTATTTTTCATTACGGCATTTGTTGCTACCTTTATTGGTAGCTTTGCCACTGGTTTTGGCTGGGGCAATATACCTGAGCTGGTGATGGTCACTAGCGTATTACAGCTTGTGCCTGGTTTTCCACTCATTAATGCGGTATCTGATATGGTGAAAGGGCACGTGACCATCGGCATGGCAAGGTGGATGACGGCGACTTTACTTACCCTCGCTTCGACACTCGGTATTGTCCTTGCTATGCAACTAGCGCAACTGGGAGGTTGGATATGAAAGAATTATTACTGATGTTGGTGGGTGACGCGTTTTTCGCCGGAATAGCTGCATTTGGCTTTGCTTTGTTATTTAATGTTCCCCGTCAAGCGTTGTTAGCTTGTGTATTATTTGCAGCCAGTGCCCATGCCGTTAGAACGCTACTGTTACACATGAATGTTCCCATTGAATGGGCGTCATTTA is a window of Moritella sp. F3 DNA encoding:
- a CDS encoding heme ABC transporter ATP-binding protein, whose amino-acid sequence is MLNVTTPVLHCQQLNYHIAGKCIFNDLNLTLDEGEFLAVLGPNGAGKSSLFKAITGELKPSSGTIFLNGEMRSQINMSEIAKTLAVLPQSASLSFAFQVIDVVLMGGLQADCGQAKVQALADTILREQELDHLQTRSYPTLSGGEKQRVHFARVLLQLAVGNKNKPQVLLLDEPTAALDINYQHQLLKSAKHLAQTGVAVIAVLHDLNLAAKYADRIILLKEGNICANGNAKHVVTTDNIRDVYGYESTVINNTEFSHPIVM
- a CDS encoding threonine/serine exporter ThrE family protein; its protein translation is MDPNITNQQTANRNIANQQSISRDEQAAITRVIARAGQLLQAYNAESRLIEQTTERLGIAFGLDSVEIALTSKAIILTSRFNDHCVTTTRTMKAHGIDMGIVCEVQRICILAEKQIYGLEQIKLRLDNLAVPKYNAVTVACFVALSCACFSHLFGGDSIVFIATWFTSFVAMRIRQWLTQLHHNLLTVFFITAFVATFIGSFATGFGWGNIPELVMVTSVLQLVPGFPLINAVSDMVKGHVTIGMARWMTATLLTLASTLGIVLAMQLAQLGGWI